The following proteins come from a genomic window of Cryptosporangium phraense:
- a CDS encoding cytochrome P450: MSSDDVVYSEMNLATRPGEHFARYDTLRNAAPAHVGQTDDGEFILASSMEAIRACFQDPATFSSSAVLPDTPNPPYRWIPEMLDPPVHTKWRRLLAPFFAPSAVGRMRPRIHQVIGEILDDVADRGSCDYVADVALRFPNTIFLETMGLPIEDAGQFQVWETSILHQVDATGEAAMRAMTEVVAYFSGLIAERRKHPREDLLSAATTWTIDGEKVSDGDLLAFCLLMFMAGLDTVAAQLSYSTWHLATHPDDRRRLVDDPGLFPVAIEEFLRYYAFVAPGRKATKDTTVGGCPIKAGQMVWLPIASANRDPAAFPDAGRVVIDRSENRHLAFGDGPHRCIGAHLARQELLIGLTEWHRRIPDYRLDPSVPIREHGGEVGLDNLPLRWDVR, from the coding sequence ATGAGCAGTGACGACGTCGTGTACAGCGAGATGAACCTCGCGACCCGGCCGGGCGAGCACTTCGCCCGGTACGACACCTTGCGGAACGCGGCGCCCGCCCACGTCGGCCAGACCGACGATGGCGAGTTCATCCTGGCCAGCAGCATGGAAGCGATCCGGGCGTGCTTCCAGGACCCCGCGACGTTCTCCAGCAGCGCCGTACTTCCGGACACGCCCAACCCGCCGTACCGGTGGATCCCGGAGATGCTCGACCCGCCGGTCCACACGAAGTGGCGACGTCTGCTGGCTCCGTTCTTCGCGCCGTCGGCCGTGGGGAGGATGCGGCCGCGCATACACCAGGTGATCGGGGAGATCCTCGACGACGTGGCCGATCGCGGGAGCTGCGACTACGTGGCCGATGTCGCGCTGCGGTTCCCCAACACGATCTTCCTGGAGACGATGGGCCTGCCGATCGAGGACGCCGGCCAGTTCCAGGTCTGGGAAACGTCGATCCTCCACCAGGTCGACGCGACCGGTGAAGCGGCGATGCGCGCGATGACCGAAGTCGTCGCCTACTTCTCCGGGCTCATCGCCGAGCGGCGCAAGCATCCGCGCGAAGACCTGCTGAGCGCCGCCACCACCTGGACCATCGACGGCGAGAAAGTGTCGGACGGCGACCTGCTCGCCTTCTGCCTGCTGATGTTCATGGCCGGGCTCGACACCGTCGCCGCCCAGTTGTCGTACTCGACGTGGCACCTGGCGACCCATCCGGACGACCGCCGGCGGTTGGTCGACGACCCCGGCCTGTTTCCGGTCGCGATCGAGGAGTTCCTGCGCTACTACGCGTTCGTCGCGCCGGGCCGGAAAGCGACGAAGGACACCACGGTGGGCGGCTGCCCGATCAAGGCCGGACAGATGGTCTGGCTCCCGATCGCCTCGGCCAACCGCGACCCGGCGGCCTTCCCCGACGCCGGCCGGGTCGTCATCGACCGCAGCGAAAACCGCCACCTCGCTTTCGGCGACGGGCCGCACCGCTGCATCGGGGCGCACCTCGCCCGGCAGGAACTGCTGATCGGGCTCACCGAGTGGCATCGCCGGATTCCGGATTACCGGCTCGACCCGTCGGTGCCGATCCGTGAACACGGCGGCGAGGTTGGCCTCGACAACCTGCCCCTGCGCTGGGACGTCCGATGA
- a CDS encoding GNAT family N-acetyltransferase — protein sequence MNIRNLQPQLDANRRFWSGWDPTADADNDLPIYRSDVPHPLMNGVLRVRDRSLDAAIAEAKARLEGTTWSWWVGADSDPGTAEGLLERGATPIDEMPIMAVDLEATADRRTPDGMHIVEVNDRFSVGEFTGAYAGPLGFTESSMDKMVERELDRGDGIRLAGILDGRIVGTTRLALESDVAGLYFVATDPAYRRRGVASALTLEATRIARRAGHRTMTLQASSEGEPVYRNVGFESVSRYRLFAFPGEARDEQ from the coding sequence GTGAACATTCGAAACCTGCAACCACAGCTCGACGCGAACCGCCGGTTCTGGTCCGGCTGGGACCCCACCGCCGACGCCGACAACGACCTGCCGATCTACCGCTCCGACGTCCCGCACCCGCTGATGAACGGCGTCCTGCGGGTGCGCGACCGGTCGCTGGACGCCGCGATCGCGGAGGCGAAGGCCCGCCTCGAAGGCACGACCTGGAGCTGGTGGGTCGGCGCCGACAGCGATCCGGGCACGGCCGAGGGCCTCCTCGAGCGCGGCGCGACGCCGATCGACGAGATGCCGATCATGGCCGTCGACCTCGAGGCGACCGCGGACCGCCGCACGCCCGACGGGATGCACATCGTCGAGGTGAACGACCGTTTCTCGGTCGGCGAGTTCACCGGGGCCTACGCCGGTCCCCTCGGTTTCACCGAGTCCTCGATGGACAAGATGGTCGAACGGGAACTCGACCGCGGCGACGGTATCCGTCTCGCCGGCATCCTCGACGGCCGCATCGTCGGCACCACCCGGCTCGCGCTGGAGTCCGACGTCGCCGGGCTCTACTTCGTCGCGACCGACCCCGCCTATCGGCGCCGGGGCGTCGCGAGCGCCCTGACCCTGGAGGCGACCCGGATCGCCCGCCGGGCGGGGCACCGGACGATGACGCTGCAGGCCAGCAGCGAAGGCGAGCCCGTCTACCGGAACGTCGGCTTCGAATCCGTGTCTCGCTACCGGCTCTTCGCGTTCCCCGGCGAGGCACGCGATGAGCAGTGA
- a CDS encoding RNA polymerase sigma factor, with protein MSSSELVRAAQNGDQESLGQLFDEHYAGMRAVAVAILGSTPEAEDACQDAIATALTRIGQVRDPSAMGSWLKAIVRNNCRMILRSRQPTPLGLSLDRLRSVEATAEADDPAQVLERSATRDWLWAALDQLRPTVRTVALLRWFTDANSYADIAALCGLPVGTVRSRLNEARKQLADLLPLVAGAKHPDVAALTAERSEEAAAVLSAIPRGASLASVQDRWSDRARLVWPNDLLLDGLPGLFGLMHSDHRDGVRYRLAGVVAGKGITIWQHDFLNPADDPFHCPPSATWLLEEDDGQIARVRLLWAARDLEVEKAA; from the coding sequence TTGTCCAGCTCAGAACTGGTTCGCGCCGCCCAGAACGGAGATCAGGAGAGCCTCGGGCAGCTCTTCGACGAGCACTACGCCGGCATGCGAGCCGTCGCCGTCGCCATACTCGGGTCCACCCCCGAGGCGGAAGACGCCTGCCAGGACGCGATCGCCACCGCGCTCACGCGCATCGGACAGGTGCGAGATCCCAGCGCGATGGGGTCGTGGCTGAAGGCGATCGTCCGGAACAACTGCCGCATGATCCTGCGCTCGCGGCAACCCACCCCGCTGGGCCTCTCCCTGGATCGGCTGCGCTCGGTCGAGGCCACGGCCGAGGCGGACGATCCCGCGCAGGTCCTGGAACGATCGGCCACCCGCGACTGGCTCTGGGCCGCCCTCGACCAGCTCCGCCCGACCGTGCGGACGGTGGCCCTGCTGCGCTGGTTCACCGACGCCAACTCGTACGCCGACATCGCCGCCCTGTGCGGACTCCCGGTCGGCACCGTGCGCAGCCGTCTGAACGAGGCGCGTAAGCAACTGGCCGACCTTCTCCCGCTGGTCGCCGGGGCGAAGCATCCCGACGTCGCCGCGTTGACCGCGGAACGCTCCGAGGAGGCGGCCGCCGTCCTCTCGGCGATTCCGCGCGGGGCGTCGCTGGCGTCGGTGCAGGACCGCTGGTCGGATCGCGCTCGCCTCGTCTGGCCCAACGACCTGCTGCTCGACGGCCTGCCCGGCTTGTTCGGCCTGATGCACAGCGATCACCGCGACGGGGTCCGGTACCGGCTGGCCGGTGTCGTCGCCGGGAAGGGCATCACGATCTGGCAGCACGACTTCCTGAACCCGGCGGACGATCCGTTCCACTGCCCGCCGTCGGCGACCTGGCTGCTCGAGGAGGACGACGGCCAGATCGCGCGGGTCCGCCTGCTCTGGGCGGCCCGTGACCTGGAGGTCGAGAAGGCCGCCTGA
- a CDS encoding nitroreductase family protein, with protein sequence METREQLRYRPDRLPAADAVDRSRSLLEAMRRRRSVRYFSPEPVPDELLRNAIEVAATAPSGANQQPWTFVVVADPQLRGLIRDAAEAEERYSYTGAVTSEWLDELRLVKAHITEASHLVVVFRQSHRVGQHGAEHQNYYSGESVGIAVGMLAMTLHLAGVGLLVHAPPPAKFLADLLQRPRSETAFAIVSVGYAADDCVVPDLPRKSLDEVLVRK encoded by the coding sequence ATGGAGACGCGAGAACAACTCCGCTACCGGCCGGATCGCCTGCCGGCCGCCGACGCGGTCGACCGCTCGCGGAGTCTGCTGGAGGCGATGCGGAGACGTCGCAGCGTCCGCTATTTCTCGCCGGAACCGGTCCCCGACGAGCTCCTGCGCAACGCGATCGAAGTCGCCGCGACCGCGCCGAGCGGCGCGAACCAGCAGCCCTGGACTTTCGTGGTGGTCGCCGATCCCCAGCTGCGCGGGTTGATTCGCGACGCCGCCGAGGCCGAGGAGCGCTACTCCTACACCGGCGCCGTCACGTCCGAATGGCTGGACGAACTGCGGCTCGTCAAGGCGCACATCACCGAGGCCTCGCACCTCGTCGTCGTGTTCCGGCAGAGCCACCGCGTCGGGCAGCACGGTGCCGAGCACCAGAACTACTACAGCGGCGAATCGGTGGGCATCGCGGTCGGCATGCTGGCGATGACGCTGCACCTGGCCGGTGTGGGCCTGCTCGTGCACGCGCCGCCACCCGCGAAATTCCTCGCCGACCTGCTCCAGCGGCCCCGATCGGAGACGGCTTTCGCAATTGTTTCGGTGGGCTACGCGGCCGATGACTGTGTCGTCCCGGATCTGCCACGGAAATCCCTCGACGAGGTGCTCGTCCGAAAATGA
- a CDS encoding pyridoxal phosphate-dependent decarboxylase family protein has translation METDYSAALEVAVRHATEWLEGRRDRRIPPRAGVEELMRTFGGELSAQPVAARRVLDFLGRNAQPGLMDMQSGRFFGWVVGGTLPVALGADWLTSAWDQNTTLRSATPATAALEAVAAQWLLDLFGLPRDAHAGFVTGATMANFTGLAAARHHVLAERGWNLSEQGLAGAPPVRVLAGAERHDTVDLALRYLGLGRPTPVDADAQGRIRIDALSEALDEAGDRPIIVCLQAGNMHSGAFDSFAEAIAVAHARGAWVHVDGAFGLWAAASPRLRHLVRGVDAADSWATDAHKTLNVPYDCGVAIVSRRSAMQSAMGMNSSYLIDPARDDEPLDPLAAVPELSRRARGVPVWAALRALGRDGVAAQVDGLAGHARALARGIASLPGAEILNDVVFTQVSAAFEDDARTAAVTEALLAAGTTWMSGSRWHDRTVVRVSVSNWSTDDGDVAASLDAMRLALEATG, from the coding sequence ATGGAAACCGACTATTCCGCGGCTCTCGAGGTCGCGGTCCGGCACGCTACCGAGTGGCTGGAGGGTCGTCGCGATCGTCGTATTCCGCCGCGGGCCGGCGTCGAAGAATTGATGAGGACGTTCGGCGGTGAGCTGTCCGCGCAGCCGGTGGCGGCCCGTCGGGTGCTGGATTTTCTCGGGCGGAACGCGCAACCCGGATTGATGGACATGCAGTCCGGACGCTTCTTCGGCTGGGTCGTCGGCGGAACGCTTCCGGTCGCGCTCGGCGCCGACTGGCTGACCAGTGCCTGGGATCAGAACACCACGCTGCGGTCGGCGACGCCGGCCACGGCTGCGCTGGAGGCGGTCGCGGCCCAGTGGTTGCTCGATCTGTTCGGGCTGCCTCGCGACGCCCACGCCGGATTCGTCACCGGGGCGACGATGGCCAACTTCACCGGCCTGGCCGCCGCTCGTCACCACGTCCTGGCCGAGCGCGGCTGGAACCTCTCCGAGCAGGGGCTGGCCGGGGCTCCTCCGGTCCGCGTCCTGGCCGGCGCCGAGCGTCACGACACGGTCGACCTCGCGCTTCGCTACCTCGGTCTGGGCCGGCCGACGCCGGTCGACGCGGACGCCCAGGGCCGGATCCGGATCGACGCGCTCTCCGAGGCGCTCGACGAGGCCGGTGACCGGCCGATCATCGTCTGCCTCCAGGCCGGGAACATGCACTCCGGCGCGTTCGATTCGTTCGCCGAGGCGATCGCGGTGGCCCACGCGCGCGGGGCGTGGGTGCACGTCGACGGCGCGTTCGGGCTGTGGGCGGCCGCGTCACCGCGGCTTCGGCACCTCGTCCGCGGTGTCGATGCGGCCGACTCCTGGGCCACGGACGCGCACAAGACGCTCAACGTGCCGTACGACTGCGGCGTCGCCATCGTCTCCCGGCGCTCGGCGATGCAGTCGGCCATGGGCATGAACTCCAGCTACCTGATCGACCCGGCCCGCGACGACGAGCCCCTCGACCCGTTGGCGGCGGTACCGGAGCTCTCCCGGCGGGCCCGCGGTGTCCCGGTCTGGGCCGCGCTCCGCGCGCTGGGCCGAGACGGCGTCGCCGCCCAGGTCGACGGCCTGGCCGGGCACGCGCGTGCGCTGGCCCGCGGTATCGCCTCGCTGCCCGGTGCCGAGATTCTCAACGACGTCGTGTTCACGCAGGTCAGCGCCGCGTTCGAGGACGACGCCCGGACCGCCGCGGTGACCGAGGCGCTGCTCGCCGCCGGCACTACCTGGATGTCGGGGTCGCGGTGGCACGACCGGACCGTCGTCCGGGTGTCGGTGAGCAACTGGTCGACCGACGACGGCGACGTCGCCGCCTCGCTCGACGCGATGCGCCTGGCGCTCGAGGCCACCGGCTGA
- a CDS encoding MFS transporter, producing the protein MRKWSPLIAVCLGTFLLLVDVLIVVVALPAIADDFGADYADLQWVLDGYALSLAALVLGAGSLADRFGRRRTYLIGIGIFAVSSLLCAVAPNAEALIAARILQGLGGAAMFACTAALLNFTYHGRDRGVAFGIWGAVNGAAAAAGPLAGGLLTEHLGWRWVFLVNLPICLIAVWFTVRGVSESRAPGGGRFDLPGTVTFTLAAAAVTYGLIRAGDVSWTDGLTLAAFAAGVVGLILFFVVEVRSDHPMLDLTLFRRAPFAVLIVAAFLAQAAAFGYLPFTTVWLQQVLGNGPVDAGLYGALPMAAAALVVGASAGRLLQRIAPRWTVGLGLLLIAAGDLLQAGIDPDSTGAVLIPGLIVAGVGVGVVLPTNASALLAEVPRERSGMAGGALNTFRQLGIAFGVAVFGTVFTDRIADGHGSPAGFADGLNATLVVAAGTALAGGILVLALLRRPAAAPSEALEASAHG; encoded by the coding sequence ATGCGCAAATGGTCGCCCCTGATCGCTGTCTGTCTCGGCACGTTCCTCCTACTGGTCGACGTCCTCATCGTCGTCGTCGCTCTGCCGGCGATCGCCGACGACTTCGGGGCGGACTACGCCGACCTCCAGTGGGTCCTCGACGGATACGCCCTGTCGCTGGCCGCCCTGGTGCTCGGCGCCGGCTCGCTGGCCGACCGGTTCGGCCGTCGCCGCACGTATCTGATCGGCATCGGGATCTTCGCGGTCTCCTCGCTGCTCTGCGCGGTCGCCCCGAACGCGGAGGCCCTGATCGCGGCCCGGATCCTCCAGGGCCTCGGCGGCGCGGCCATGTTCGCGTGCACCGCCGCCCTGCTCAACTTCACCTACCACGGCCGCGACCGGGGCGTCGCCTTCGGCATCTGGGGCGCGGTCAACGGCGCCGCCGCGGCGGCCGGACCACTCGCCGGCGGTCTGCTGACCGAGCACCTCGGCTGGCGCTGGGTGTTCCTGGTCAACCTGCCGATCTGCCTGATCGCGGTCTGGTTCACGGTCCGCGGGGTGAGTGAGTCCCGGGCGCCGGGCGGAGGTCGCTTCGACCTGCCCGGCACGGTCACGTTCACGCTCGCGGCCGCCGCCGTGACCTACGGCCTGATCCGCGCCGGCGACGTCAGCTGGACCGACGGGCTCACCCTGGCGGCGTTCGCCGCCGGAGTGGTGGGGCTGATCCTGTTCTTCGTCGTCGAGGTCCGTTCGGACCACCCGATGCTCGATCTGACGCTGTTCCGCCGCGCGCCGTTCGCGGTGCTGATCGTCGCCGCGTTCCTGGCTCAGGCCGCCGCGTTCGGCTACCTGCCGTTCACCACGGTCTGGCTGCAGCAGGTGCTCGGCAACGGCCCGGTCGACGCCGGCCTGTACGGCGCCCTGCCGATGGCCGCCGCCGCCCTGGTCGTCGGCGCGTCGGCCGGTCGGTTGCTGCAGCGCATCGCCCCGCGCTGGACCGTCGGCCTCGGGCTGCTCCTGATCGCCGCCGGTGACCTGCTGCAGGCCGGGATCGACCCGGACAGCACCGGCGCGGTCCTGATCCCCGGACTGATCGTGGCCGGCGTCGGCGTCGGCGTCGTGCTGCCCACGAACGCCTCGGCATTGCTGGCCGAGGTCCCGCGCGAGCGCAGCGGGATGGCCGGTGGGGCCCTCAACACGTTCCGCCAGCTCGGGATCGCGTTCGGCGTCGCGGTCTTCGGGACCGTGTTCACCGACCGGATCGCCGACGGTCACGGCTCGCCGGCCGGGTTCGCCGACGGGCTGAACGCGACGCTGGTGGTCGCGGCCGGAACGGCGCTGGCCGGGGGAATTCTGGTGCTGGCCCTGCTCCGGCGGCCCGCTGCGGCGCCGAGCGAAGCTCTGGAAGCGTCGGCCCACGGATGA
- a CDS encoding Lrp/AsnC family transcriptional regulator — protein sequence MEIDELDRQLTHALRINGRAGYREIGAVLGVSDQTVARRYRRLRAEARLRVIGLPNPIELGYESWLIRVRTAPDSALPIADALARRPDTGWVSITSGGTEIGCVVRVPAAVDRETLLLQKLPRTPRVTSVSAYCVVHQFVGGAVGPDLHDDALTAEQIAALSRARGAGRTAARLTAADAPLLEALARDGRLSYAELAAATGWPESTVRLRVLELFDSGSLYSDVEIDPEPYGFRAAVLLWLTVSPSRLAAVGAALRGHEEIVFAAATTGPTNLQALAICRDMPTFYRYLTEELGALEGVERIESEPLLRNIKQLGTVL from the coding sequence GTGGAAATCGACGAGCTCGACCGGCAGTTGACGCACGCGCTGCGGATCAACGGCCGGGCCGGGTACCGGGAGATCGGCGCTGTGCTCGGGGTCTCCGACCAGACGGTCGCCCGGCGGTACCGCCGGCTGCGCGCCGAGGCCCGGCTGCGGGTGATCGGCCTGCCCAACCCGATCGAGCTGGGGTACGAGAGCTGGTTGATCCGCGTGCGCACCGCCCCGGACTCGGCGTTGCCGATCGCGGACGCGCTGGCCCGCCGCCCGGACACCGGCTGGGTGTCGATCACCTCGGGCGGCACCGAGATCGGCTGCGTCGTCCGGGTGCCGGCCGCGGTCGACCGGGAGACGCTGCTGCTGCAGAAGCTGCCCCGGACCCCGCGGGTGACGTCGGTCAGCGCGTACTGCGTCGTGCACCAGTTCGTCGGTGGGGCGGTCGGTCCGGACCTGCACGACGACGCGCTGACCGCCGAGCAGATCGCCGCGCTGAGCCGAGCCCGCGGCGCGGGTCGGACGGCGGCACGCCTCACCGCGGCGGACGCGCCACTGCTGGAGGCGCTCGCCCGGGACGGGCGGCTCAGCTATGCGGAGCTGGCCGCCGCGACCGGCTGGCCGGAGTCGACCGTCCGCCTCCGGGTGCTGGAGCTGTTCGACTCCGGGTCGCTCTACAGCGACGTGGAGATCGATCCGGAGCCGTACGGCTTCCGGGCCGCGGTCCTGCTCTGGCTGACGGTCAGCCCGTCCCGATTGGCGGCGGTCGGTGCGGCCCTGCGTGGGCACGAGGAGATCGTGTTCGCGGCGGCCACCACCGGTCCGACAAACCTGCAGGCCCTGGCGATCTGCCGGGACATGCCGACGTTCTACCGGTACCTGACCGAGGAACTGGGCGCGCTGGAGGGCGTGGAGCGGATCGAGTCCGAGCCGCTGCTACGCAACATCAAGCAACTCGGCACCGTCCTATGA
- a CDS encoding class I SAM-dependent methyltransferase, producing the protein MDIACGTGEPGLTLLGRYPGLQLIGIDASEATVAIAARKASGTGARYDVMSSDRLELADESVDAVVSRFGLLSFAPDPRAEAREVARVLRPGGAFSIATWDAGSKNIITYALTVSLRPWLGPPVLAAVERSEHFAMPGRRERWLTEAGLAVAGSELFTWSVEFAGEEDLWEFANDPVFLGTVTGGLDSDRLAEVRRGLLELLADYRSDDGSYALPYACRVLSGARPA; encoded by the coding sequence GTGGACATCGCCTGCGGCACCGGCGAGCCGGGCCTGACGCTGCTCGGCCGCTACCCGGGGCTGCAGCTGATCGGCATCGACGCTTCCGAGGCGACGGTCGCGATCGCGGCCCGCAAGGCGAGCGGGACCGGCGCACGGTACGACGTCATGAGCAGCGACCGGCTCGAGCTCGCCGACGAGAGCGTCGACGCCGTCGTGTCCCGATTCGGGCTGCTGTCCTTCGCGCCGGACCCGCGCGCCGAGGCCCGGGAAGTGGCTCGCGTGCTGCGGCCCGGCGGGGCCTTCAGCATCGCCACCTGGGACGCGGGCAGCAAGAACATCATCACGTACGCGCTCACGGTGAGCCTGCGCCCTTGGCTCGGCCCTCCCGTCCTCGCCGCGGTCGAGCGGTCGGAACACTTCGCCATGCCGGGCCGGCGGGAGCGGTGGCTGACCGAGGCCGGCCTGGCCGTGGCCGGCAGCGAGCTGTTCACCTGGTCGGTCGAGTTCGCCGGTGAGGAGGACCTGTGGGAGTTCGCCAATGATCCGGTCTTCCTCGGCACGGTCACCGGCGGACTCGATTCGGACCGGTTGGCCGAGGTCCGGCGGGGGCTGCTGGAGTTGCTCGCCGACTACCGGTCCGACGACGGCTCGTACGCCCTGCCCTACGCCTGCCGGGTGCTTTCAGGAGCTCGGCCGGCGTGA
- a CDS encoding helix-turn-helix transcriptional regulator — MHTFPNTAMNVTYQAGAGWAGPAVVRRACAYLQEHAEQPISLEQLAEAVGTSARTLQSTFRRYLQVTPMGYLRRVRLERAADELRAADPASGITVAAVGRRWGWASARQFTAAFRRQIGELPSHTLRW; from the coding sequence GTGCACACGTTCCCCAACACGGCCATGAACGTGACCTACCAGGCCGGCGCCGGGTGGGCCGGACCGGCCGTGGTCCGGCGGGCCTGCGCCTACCTGCAGGAGCACGCGGAGCAGCCGATCTCCCTGGAGCAGCTGGCCGAGGCGGTGGGCACGAGCGCCCGCACCCTGCAGTCGACGTTCCGGCGCTACCTGCAGGTCACGCCGATGGGATACCTGCGGCGCGTCCGGCTGGAACGGGCCGCCGACGAACTACGGGCGGCCGACCCGGCCAGCGGCATCACGGTGGCGGCGGTGGGCCGGCGGTGGGGCTGGGCGAGCGCCAGGCAGTTCACCGCCGCGTTCCGGCGCCAGATCGGCGAGCTCCCCAGTCACACCTTGCGCTGGTAG
- a CDS encoding TetR/AcrR family transcriptional regulator codes for MTSETGVRPSEARRRLLSTATRIFYAEGIHSVGVDRIIAEAAITRATFYRHFPGKKDLVLTYLREVHEMDRSATDAAIAANPAPVDALLAIAHGIAQGIQSPGFRGCAFLNAAAEYPDDDDPVHQEIIAHRQWFLDTLTGLMADVDPETAEPAARHFVMLRDGAMASGCLFDPTLVAETFVRGIEGLVRTRSASYQRKV; via the coding sequence ATGACGTCCGAGACCGGGGTTCGGCCCTCCGAGGCGCGTCGACGGCTGCTGAGCACCGCGACGCGGATCTTCTACGCCGAGGGCATCCACTCGGTCGGCGTAGACCGGATCATCGCCGAGGCGGCCATCACCCGGGCCACCTTCTACCGGCACTTCCCGGGCAAGAAGGACCTCGTGCTCACGTACCTGCGCGAGGTCCACGAGATGGACCGCAGCGCGACGGACGCGGCCATCGCGGCCAACCCGGCACCGGTCGACGCGCTCCTGGCCATCGCCCACGGAATCGCCCAGGGGATCCAGTCACCGGGCTTCCGCGGCTGCGCGTTCCTGAACGCGGCCGCCGAGTACCCCGACGACGACGACCCCGTCCACCAGGAGATCATCGCCCACCGGCAGTGGTTCCTGGACACGCTCACCGGGCTGATGGCCGACGTCGACCCGGAGACCGCCGAGCCGGCCGCCCGGCACTTCGTCATGCTCCGGGACGGCGCGATGGCCTCCGGCTGCCTCTTCGACCCGACGCTGGTGGCCGAGACGTTCGTGCGCGGGATCGAGGGCCTGGTCCGTACCCGGAGCGCGTCCTACCAGCGCAAGGTGTGA
- a CDS encoding dihydrolipoyl dehydrogenase family protein, translating to MEYDVIVIGAGPVGENVADRVVQGGLTAAVVERELVGGECSYWACMPTKALLRSSSALRAARDLPGAREAAVGDLDVAGVLARRDSFASNWKDDGQASWLESAGIALYRGQGRIAGERVVEVTGADGTTSTLTARQAVVVATGSSALLPDIPGLREAEPWTSRDAASAKAVPGRLVILGAGVVGSEMATAFAALGSSVTLLARDGVLPLAEPFVGERVTESLRKAGVSVRSGAEAVAVHRDSAGTVHVDTADGERIDADEVLVAIGRTPNTLDLGLENLGLTPGTWLTVDESLRVVDGLYAAGDVNRRALLTHQGKYQARALGDAIVARAKGEPVETGRWGRHAVTADERAVPQVVFTDPEVASVGLTAAAAEAAGLRTRVVDYDLGAVAGAALHADGYQGHARMVVDEDRRVIVGVTLVGPDVAELIHAATIAVVGEVPLDRLWHAVPAFPTVSEIWLRLLEAYGR from the coding sequence ATGGAGTACGACGTCATCGTGATCGGGGCCGGTCCGGTCGGCGAGAACGTGGCCGACCGGGTCGTCCAGGGCGGGCTGACCGCCGCCGTCGTCGAGCGGGAGCTGGTCGGAGGCGAGTGCTCCTACTGGGCCTGCATGCCGACGAAGGCGCTGCTGCGCAGCTCGTCCGCCCTGCGCGCGGCCCGGGACCTGCCGGGCGCGCGTGAGGCGGCCGTCGGCGATCTCGACGTGGCCGGAGTGCTCGCGCGCCGGGACTCCTTCGCGTCGAACTGGAAGGACGACGGGCAGGCGTCCTGGCTCGAGTCGGCCGGGATCGCGCTGTACCGGGGGCAGGGGCGGATCGCGGGCGAGCGCGTCGTCGAGGTGACCGGCGCGGACGGCACGACGAGCACGCTGACCGCGCGTCAGGCCGTCGTCGTCGCGACCGGCAGCAGCGCGCTGCTGCCGGACATCCCGGGCCTGCGCGAGGCCGAGCCGTGGACCAGTCGCGACGCGGCTTCCGCGAAGGCCGTTCCCGGCCGGCTGGTGATCCTCGGGGCCGGGGTCGTGGGGTCGGAGATGGCGACGGCGTTCGCCGCGCTCGGGTCCTCGGTCACGCTCCTGGCCCGGGACGGCGTGCTGCCGCTGGCCGAGCCGTTCGTCGGGGAGCGGGTCACCGAGTCGCTCCGAAAGGCCGGCGTGTCGGTCCGGTCCGGCGCCGAGGCCGTCGCCGTGCACCGCGACAGTGCCGGCACCGTCCACGTCGATACGGCCGACGGCGAGCGCATCGACGCCGACGAGGTCCTCGTCGCCATCGGACGGACACCGAACACGCTCGACCTCGGCCTGGAGAACCTCGGTCTGACGCCGGGTACCTGGCTGACCGTCGACGAGTCCCTGCGGGTGGTCGACGGGCTCTACGCGGCGGGCGACGTCAACCGGCGCGCGCTGCTGACCCACCAGGGCAAGTACCAGGCCCGGGCCCTGGGCGACGCGATCGTCGCGCGGGCCAAGGGCGAGCCGGTCGAGACCGGCCGGTGGGGGAGGCACGCGGTCACCGCCGACGAGCGGGCCGTGCCGCAGGTGGTCTTCACCGACCCGGAGGTCGCGTCGGTCGGTCTCACCGCGGCCGCCGCGGAGGCGGCCGGGCTGCGCACGAGGGTGGTCGACTACGACCTGGGCGCCGTGGCCGGCGCCGCCCTGCACGCCGACGGCTACCAGGGGCACGCCCGGATGGTGGTCGACGAGGACCGCCGGGTGATCGTCGGGGTGACGCTCGTCGGTCCGGACGTGGCCGAGCTGATCCACGCGGCCACGATCGCCGTCGTCGGCGAGGTTCCGCTCGACCGCCTCTGGCACGCCGTCCCCGCGTTCCCGACCGTCAGCGAGATCTGGCTGCGTCTCCTCGAGGCCTACGGGCGCTGA